The Chlorobaculum sp. MV4-Y genome contains the following window.
GAGAATTTCTCTTATGCGCTTTCTAACAACTCAAAACATATACGCATCATGTCAAACGGAACAAACATCGATGTCGCGGGTGCAATCAACACCCTTACCGAAACTTTCGGTAAGCTCTTCCAGATGCAGATTGACGTGGCCAACACCGCGCTGAAGGCATTGGCTGACGTTGCTGAGCCTCTCGGCAAGACCGCTACCGATCTGGTCGGCAGCTTCGCTGGTGCAGCCACCCAGGTTCTCCAGAGCGTTT
Protein-coding sequences here:
- a CDS encoding chlorosome envelope protein B — protein: MSNGTNIDVAGAINTLTETFGKLFQMQIDVANTALKALADVAEPLGKTATDLVGSFAGAATQVLQSVSSAIAPKK